The genomic window AAATTAACGAAACCATAGATACAGCTTATGCGTCTTATTTATAGAAATATACCTCGAATTTAACTACAGCGTTCAACTCGGTACCAGAAACATTGACAAACTAGactaattttgaaacaaaaaaatccCTTTTTAGCAGAGTCATACCAATGTTATCTGCGTTTGGAATATACAATTCTGAAGTCGCACGAAATTCAACAGTTTGAATATGCTACTCAgacttaaaatttgtaaattgtcaataagatcagagaaaaaaaataatgagccATGGTTTTGTCTTAttcataaaagaaatatttatcaaaactgcATGATTCAATGCAAACTGTTATTTCTATATTCTTATAATAATATACTCATCGTAAAAACAGAAACTGAATCTTTTAATGAACAATTTCTTTGTTTTGATTGTCAATAATTTACAGGGATATCAGGTAATGAAACCACAAAGGAGATTGCAGCAAATGAAACACAACTTTATGTATACAGTTGTAAATGTGATATCTCAACAGAAGAGCTACCATGTAATGAAACAATAAACATATACTATTCAAATAATACTGTATACCTTAGAGATCCTGAAAAGTATGCCACAGGTACTTTTGAATGTGTATTGGTTGAAAACGATGTGTTCGAGAAAACCACAATTCCCTCTGACATTGAACTTAAGAGTAAGTATTTGATTATGCAGTGCCAGAATTGTGACCGCAAGCTACCATATacttgatttatattttaaatagaaaataagtTGATGAAATGACTCTTGCATAGTATTTTTTGCacacaaataaaaattatttaatgtCTGCTTAGTTCGCATGCCGTTTGAATAGCTCATACCCAAAAATTTtgttaagaaataaatatttaaagtaGAACCCAAAACTAGAATAAATTGACCAAATAAGTAAATCTTAACTGATAAAAAAAGAGAGACAAGatacacaaatgtatatcaaAGGTGTATTAACAGTCATAACTGAAAGACAAAACGAAAAGcgacaaaagacaaacagtcTTTAAAAGACATCACAAAAAACAACCAAAGACCCAAACAACACGAGCCCCGCCAAAAACCTGGGAAGATCTTAGGAGCACTGGAACGCAAAACAGATATTTATGTATTGGAGACtatcggctgttgtctgctctttggtccgattgttgtctctttggcacattcctcatttctATTCTGAAAGTGATATTATGGGAAATATAACTGATGCATTTACAACACTTTAAAAtgcaaatgaatatgaaagacgACAACCTTCAACAAAAAGATTGATTTCAGTACTTGCTTAACACTTACACATGAATAAAGTGTGAAGATCTTATCCGaaatattcaatttgaattaaacttcAGATGTTGTTGTTCAAGTATATAAACTTATTGGAATTACCGTTTTTTTGGTGTTATTTTAGTCGGTGTAATTATCTGGAGCATCAGAATAACTTTGTATTTCATTtcaaattcaatttatttatttttcacatttatttgCTATCTCTAAAACTGAGTAACCCTAAACATTAGTCGAGTGTCTTATTTGTAATTTGGTAAATACACAAAAAGCAATCTTTCTATTTGAAACATATGTTTCTTCATATCTATAAATTCTTGTCAAACCAGTACACCTATTCTAAAGTAAAACTatagaaaaaataacataaaaaaagtatgaaaatagttTCGCGAAATTAAATGGTTTTCACTTTGGGAAATCGAGAGCAACTTAGGCACAGAAGCTTGATGAGTTACAACGTTATCTTGAAAATACAAACGTGAGTATATAGATAAACTCATTATTGATACAATGAATGACATTTGTATTTGCGTAAGACACGCGATTCAACTACAATAAAgtcatcagtgactctcgaataaaaaaaaggccaaataaagtactaagttAAGAAGGAttggagcattgaggaccaaacattctttaaaagttttgccaaatacgactaaggtaatctattcctaaggtagaaatgccttagtatttaaaaaaaattaaaagtgttgTTAACAGGCAATTTATAATTACGACACTAAATAACTTCACTAGCAATGTCATTGACCCAATGGTTGAAAATATagtcatcaaagataccaggaatAAACTTTTGGATTTCaatcagacgtgcgtttcgtgtACGACTGTTCATTGTCGCTCGaataaaaagagttaaaaaggcaaatttagtacgaagttgaaaagcattgaggaccaaatattccttAAAGTTTTGGCTAAGGTaacttttattgaaaagaaacacAACGCATTCAACTTTCTAAAAACCTTTTGTTACAAATCAAACATTACAACTTGAATAGTAAAATTTAATTAATTGAAATGATATGAACATTTTGTGaaattcaaatttcagaaatccatAAAAATATAATGGCAGTGTTTTCTTTTGTATGTTTAGAATTCTATAGGTTTATATAATATAAAGTTGTCTAAGATGTATGATAAGggcatacattttaaaatatttcagctTTGACTAAAGTCAAAAATGTAAGTAGATTTCAACAAAAGTATCAAGCTGAAAAAATAACCATTTGTTTTCTACATTAATAAATTGCCAGCTCATCTGCATGTTCCACTAAAGCATTTTCCATTAGATTGACCAACATTATGTGCAAAGTGAATGAGGGTCTACAGAAATAATGTGAATCTGTTTATTCACGTAGTGGTATTGACCATATTGAATTCTAACAAATTCTGAAgaactttttagataattttaaaCGTGgatctttttttttgaaaataaggtctatcaaaactttagatttttcaaagttgtttaccaccattccccatttgaaattgaaaaatagtctgaaagaaataatccacaaagatttacaacataaaaatggtaacatacgctataaaagagggacgaaagataccaaagggacagtcaaactcataaatctaaaacaaactgacaacgccatggctaaaaatgaaaaagacagacaaacaatagtacacatgacacaacatagaaaactaaagaataaacaacacgaaccccgccaaaaactaggggtgctctcaggtactccggaagggtaagcagatcctgctccaaatgtgacaCCCGTAATTGATAACTTCAGGATAGGAATCggtatattttataaaaagagataaaaagttaaaacatgctacacagaggaacaagtgatcagtatgctggagtttaaTATTGACAGTATATATGCCCTAATTTGACATAAATGGCCAGCTCAGTACACGAATTTTTGACAAAacgatttgaattttgaaattatttatttcctccaccttagtagcaatacaCCTACATCACCTGCAAATAGGATATGTATTTCCAGCTCACACACAGAATTTGTAAAACATCACCGGTGTCTGAGCAGACATAAAATAGGGGTACAATATATGTCAAACAACGTCTCgtcattttttcttaaaagatttattggaaggtaccaagaccttgttgataaatattaataaacccTGACCAAAGTACATCCTAAAGGAAGTATGGGTGTCTTTCACAAATAATAGAGAACCTAATGTCTAGATTTCCAATCAAATTAGCAAAATGTGATGAGAAATGTAGATCtgaaatttcatttaaatgaatatatttataagattttaccttataaatattaattatttaaaaagcatagattatttttgattgttttataaaGACTTCAAAATAAGCAttgtaaggggagataactccgaAATAGTGCTTTTCTAAAAGGAATCTTTGCTATTTCATATTTTAGCTGGAAAAACGCACGGTGATCCTATCTTTTCTTTGAATATTCGCAAAGCATAAACtaaagctatcttctcgtattttattttacaatactATTATTAAGTTAAGCTTCTAATGTATAATCCATACAAGAGGGGCGAacaataccaaagggacagtcacctcatagattgaaaacaaactgacaacacaatggctaaaaaagaaaaagacaaacggacaaataattttacacaagacacaacataaacaaCTAAGGACAAGGCAACATGAAACCCACTAAAatcaggggtgatctcaggaaaATGTGACATTTTATCACAACAAAAATAGCTTGAGAAAATGCTAGGTGATCTATCATTTTTACTAAATTGACAACCGTCTACATAATAAATGAATTGGAAGATTAAAATCTATAGATGGTAAAGAGAAATGAAAACGTGTCTGTTGGTTTGTATAGGGTTTTAATATATCAATTGTCTTATTATACACACTtgaaatatatttcttatttcataTCTACGTAGAACGCTGATAACATTGCTAGACTTGACGAATCACAAAACTCTCCCGCTGAGGGATATTCGTCTATTGACAGAAGACATAGCATGGAAGTTGGGCAGATGGTTTCGTATAAAGCCAGTAGAGTCTCAAGATCTAGTATAGCAAATGAAAGTAGGCATGGACTAGGTATATTAATTTCGAGAAAACTCTAACTACTTCCTTACTCTCgttattgtcaatataaaaaagccAGTATTAAATTAACCACTACCAGTGCATTCAATCGTTCATCAGGAATATTAGTGTCACTTGTTGATGAGATGCAAATTTACTTTTAACGTGTGTTGACCATGCAATCTTTAGTAAGCAAATGAAATGTTGAAAAcaatatagatatagatatagtgaataaaaatatatcaattttattgaCACAAACGCTCTTTTTCGTTCTTAACCCTAAAGCAAAATAAAACCGAGCTCTTCTTAAAGTAAGTTATAAAAACTGTGATTGTATTTATGAGGATTAGCAATTACATAATCTGTGAAGTGTAATCAAAATGTATGGTCCAAAACCTTTTTGTCATGATTGTACATAAAATGATACcttcagtatttttttataacagtATATATGCCAACAGTAAGCTCAGATGGTAGAAAAGGTCGACAACCAGAAGAACGTCACGGAGACCTCAATTTACCAGTAccatatttgaaaaacaaaacttgTGGACATAATGTGAGTTTAGTTTGCTGTACTGATTAATACTTTCTAAATATAATATAGAATGccagttaagggcatacgatacagttacaggggaggttatgacgttgctaacgtaaaatgtttttttcgcGACGTCAAGCTGTGACATACCGGGGAAAGATgcattttcgactgatttttatcattcaaagtgatttaatttgaaaacgagtgcatagACCCCTATTTttaaaaacgacattttgtttcattttgcagggagattatgtgaaccaaattttataaaactgtaaataatgcaatttttttaatgttgataaacATACATCATATAATTAcgttttttctcaattcatgaccatttgataaatatgagttatttctgaataaaaaagttTTAAGGGTACTTAAAGAATACAGACATTTCttatcatttaacaaaaaaaaattgtgttatcttttaaaacaaaaaaattatgacattctttcgaaagggaaaatacggccacaaatccgaattttgagcaaatatacaaaagacctcatttaactcaaaaagtagcacatgaaggtatattttttattacatatttgacttaatcaggcaaaaaaaatagcctatatggaaattttcatcaaaactgtatcgtatgcccttaactaaTAACACATGTATTCAATCTTTCTAAATTGTGACATCTAAATAAACTTATAACAAGGTATAATACCACCAAATTAAAGTACGTCGCATTtggttgcatacgaaaaagggtaaaaaaaaatcccctgAATTTAACAATTGTAGGAAATCAATCCTACAtttcattacagaaaaacaattctgggtcataaacatatatctttagTGTTTCAAATCAccattatcttttttatttggtgttttctaaagaatattttggaaacttgaggttacattgTACATGGAAACTAAAGCAAGCTGGTACACAAGTATCAAGGGCGGATCCAGCCCTTTTTTAAAGGGGGTTCCCATCCAAGGATAAAAGGGGGGCTTTCAACTTTATATCCccattaaaatgcattgatcgtaaaaaaaaaggggggtccaaccctcGGAACCCACCTGAATCCGCCACTT from Mytilus galloprovincialis chromosome 5, xbMytGall1.hap1.1, whole genome shotgun sequence includes these protein-coding regions:
- the LOC143074180 gene encoding uncharacterized protein LOC143074180; the encoded protein is MEVGQMVSYKASRVSRSSIANESRHGLVYMPTVSSDGRKGRQPEERHGDLNLPVPYLKNKTCGHNNTEGPFLNYIEVEFNIDTVSQKFHIHGSGNETPYADIDLTMKADPLPESDSSEEEGPDTNSDKPV